A genomic region of Gammaproteobacteria bacterium contains the following coding sequences:
- a CDS encoding biopolymer transporter ExbD, producing MNSSEQLNIPLPDTGKPEITMAPLIDIVFLLLIFFMVTTVFPEDDGLMISIPASTHAAELSDENILLKIDKTGQVYYKNSAVTLDDVKRIVSDELAMRPDAPVILHADKLTTTESLINVIDVSKSAGAKGLAIATDEKPIE from the coding sequence ATGAATAGCAGCGAGCAGTTGAATATCCCTCTGCCCGATACAGGCAAACCAGAAATTACGATGGCACCGCTCATTGATATTGTATTTCTGCTATTGATCTTTTTTATGGTCACCACCGTATTCCCGGAAGACGATGGCTTAATGATATCAATACCAGCATCGACACATGCTGCTGAATTAAGCGATGAAAATATTTTGTTAAAAATCGATAAAACTGGACAAGTTTATTATAAAAATAGTGCTGTGACGCTTGATGATGTCAAGCGTATTGTCTCGGATGAACTTGCAATGCGCCCAGATGCCCCCGTTATTCTTCATGCTGACAAACTGACCACCACAGAATCTCTTATTAACGTGATTGATGTCAGCAAATCAGCTGGGGCAAAAGGCCTGGCCATTGCAACAGATGAAAAGCCCATTGAATAA